The proteins below come from a single Micromonospora citrea genomic window:
- a CDS encoding UvrD-helicase domain-containing protein, whose amino-acid sequence MPPFSAAPSGGLPPFVADLHIHSKYSRACSRDLTLPNLGWWARRKGIAVLGTGDFTHPAWYDHLRETLHPAEPGLHRLSPEAERDIARRLPPRLASEAEADPVRFMLSVEISTIYKRDDRTRKVHHLIYLPDLDAVARFNTALGRIGNLGSDGRPILGLDSRDLLEITLEASADGYLVPAHIWTPWFSALGSKSGFDAIADCYADLADHIFAVETGLSSDPEMNWRVGSLDRYQLVSNSDAHSPPALAREATVFATGRDYFAIRDALRTGDGLAGTIEFFPEEGKYHADGHRLCGVNWPPERTRAAGGRCPECGKPLTVGVLSRVEELADRPAGHRPAHARDVTHLVPLAEILGEINKVGARSKRVEGKLNELVAALGPELEILTITPLDEIGRVGGELLAEGIGRLRRGDVRRVPGYDGEYGVITLFDPAELGGDAGTAQETLFDVPVPAQRTPTEPAPKPRARRPAAAKAKAEPKRKPVTPAPPPPIAPAPSPHEPFEPMLAGMEEVGTGLLDRLDAMQRVAASAPGGPLLIVAGPGTGKTRTLTHRIAYLCAELNVFPEQCLAITFTRRAAEELRHRLDGLLGPVAEDVTVGTFHSLGLTILRENADAVGLPADFRIADDAQRAEARAEAGDDDASYAALLRKQDLVDLDELLTLPVTLLKADRKLVQRYRERWRWIFVDEYQDVDEVQYELLRLLSPADGNLCAIGDPDQAIYSFRGADVGYFLRFSQDFTDARLVRLNRNYRSSAPILAAAVQAIAPSSLVRGRRLDPARLDPEAPLVGRYPASSVADEADFVVRTIDELVGGLSHRSLDSGRIDGRSTSLSFSDIAVLYRTDAQAAPIVDALARANIPVQKRSHDRLRDRPGVSAIARELRHADGLDGSLAARVRLAGQVLAERFAVPTLDGAGAVRPEDVRSAVDLLTPLARRCGDDLPAFLSQLATGAEVDALDPRAEAVTLLTLHAAKGLEFPVVFLVGAEDGLLPLRWPGSTPDDDAIAEERRLFFVGLTRAQDRLYVSHAARRSRHGTERECAPSPFLDAIDPGLFERFGEAEPRRPRDRQLRLI is encoded by the coding sequence GTGCCTCCGTTCAGCGCCGCACCCTCCGGTGGCCTCCCGCCGTTCGTCGCGGATCTGCACATCCACTCGAAGTACTCGCGCGCGTGCAGCCGCGACCTCACCCTGCCGAACCTCGGTTGGTGGGCGAGGCGCAAGGGCATCGCCGTGCTCGGCACCGGCGACTTCACCCACCCCGCCTGGTACGACCACCTGCGCGAGACCCTGCACCCCGCCGAGCCCGGCCTGCACCGGCTCAGTCCCGAGGCGGAGCGGGACATCGCCCGCCGGCTGCCGCCCCGGCTGGCCAGCGAGGCGGAGGCGGACCCGGTCCGGTTCATGCTCAGCGTGGAGATCTCCACGATCTACAAGCGGGACGACCGCACCCGCAAGGTGCACCACCTGATCTACCTGCCCGACCTGGACGCCGTGGCCCGGTTCAACACCGCGCTCGGGCGGATCGGCAACCTCGGCTCGGACGGCCGGCCGATCCTCGGCCTGGACTCCCGGGACCTGCTGGAGATCACCCTGGAGGCCAGCGCGGACGGCTACCTGGTGCCCGCGCACATCTGGACGCCGTGGTTCTCCGCGCTGGGCTCCAAGTCGGGCTTCGACGCGATCGCCGACTGCTACGCCGACCTCGCCGACCACATCTTCGCGGTGGAGACCGGCCTCTCGTCCGACCCGGAGATGAACTGGCGCGTCGGCAGCCTGGACCGCTACCAACTGGTGTCGAACTCCGACGCGCACTCGCCGCCGGCGCTGGCCCGGGAGGCAACCGTCTTCGCCACCGGGCGGGACTACTTCGCGATCCGGGACGCGCTGCGCACCGGCGACGGGCTGGCCGGGACCATCGAGTTCTTCCCCGAGGAGGGCAAGTACCACGCGGACGGGCATCGGCTCTGCGGCGTCAACTGGCCCCCGGAGCGGACCCGGGCCGCCGGCGGTCGCTGCCCGGAGTGCGGCAAGCCGCTCACCGTAGGCGTGCTCAGCCGGGTCGAGGAGTTGGCCGACCGCCCGGCGGGCCACCGGCCGGCGCACGCCCGCGACGTCACCCACCTGGTGCCGCTGGCCGAGATCCTCGGTGAGATCAACAAGGTGGGCGCGCGGTCGAAGCGGGTCGAGGGGAAGCTCAACGAGCTGGTCGCCGCGCTCGGCCCGGAGCTGGAGATCCTCACCATCACCCCGCTCGACGAGATCGGCCGGGTCGGCGGGGAACTGCTCGCCGAGGGCATCGGCCGGCTGCGCCGGGGCGACGTGCGCCGGGTGCCCGGCTACGACGGCGAGTACGGCGTCATCACCCTCTTCGACCCGGCCGAGCTGGGCGGCGACGCCGGCACGGCGCAGGAGACCCTCTTCGACGTACCCGTGCCGGCGCAGCGCACCCCGACGGAGCCGGCACCCAAGCCGCGGGCCAGACGCCCGGCGGCGGCAAAGGCCAAGGCCGAGCCGAAGCGCAAGCCCGTGACGCCCGCGCCACCACCCCCGATCGCGCCGGCGCCCTCGCCGCACGAGCCGTTCGAGCCGATGCTCGCCGGCATGGAGGAGGTCGGCACCGGCCTGCTGGACCGGCTGGACGCCATGCAGCGGGTGGCGGCCTCCGCGCCGGGCGGGCCGCTGCTCATCGTCGCCGGGCCGGGCACCGGCAAGACCCGGACGCTGACCCACCGGATCGCCTACCTCTGCGCGGAGCTGAACGTCTTCCCCGAGCAGTGCCTGGCGATCACGTTCACCCGGCGGGCCGCGGAGGAGCTGCGGCACCGCCTCGACGGCCTGCTCGGGCCGGTCGCCGAGGACGTCACGGTCGGCACCTTCCACTCGCTGGGCCTGACCATCCTGCGGGAGAACGCCGACGCCGTCGGCCTGCCGGCGGACTTCCGGATCGCCGACGACGCCCAGCGGGCGGAGGCCCGCGCCGAGGCCGGCGACGACGACGCGTCCTACGCGGCGCTGTTGCGCAAGCAGGACCTGGTGGACCTGGACGAGCTGCTGACCCTGCCGGTCACGCTGCTGAAGGCCGACCGCAAGCTCGTGCAGCGGTACCGGGAGCGCTGGCGGTGGATCTTCGTCGACGAGTACCAGGACGTCGACGAGGTGCAGTACGAGCTGCTGCGCCTGCTCAGCCCCGCCGACGGCAACCTCTGCGCGATCGGCGACCCGGACCAGGCGATCTACTCGTTCCGGGGCGCCGACGTCGGCTACTTCCTGCGCTTCTCGCAGGACTTCACCGACGCCCGGCTGGTCCGGCTGAACCGCAACTACCGCTCGTCGGCCCCGATCCTGGCCGCCGCCGTCCAGGCCATCGCGCCGTCGTCGCTGGTGCGGGGCCGCCGGCTCGACCCGGCCCGGCTCGACCCGGAGGCCCCGCTGGTGGGCCGCTATCCCGCCAGCTCCGTCGCCGACGAGGCCGATTTCGTCGTACGCACCATCGACGAGCTGGTCGGCGGCCTCTCCCACCGTTCCCTCGACTCGGGGCGGATCGACGGCCGGTCCACCTCGCTCTCCTTCTCCGACATCGCGGTGCTCTACCGCACCGACGCGCAGGCCGCACCGATCGTCGACGCCCTCGCCCGGGCGAACATCCCCGTGCAGAAGCGGTCGCACGACCGGCTGCGGGACCGGCCCGGGGTGTCCGCCATCGCCCGCGAGCTGCGCCACGCCGACGGGCTGGACGGCTCGCTGGCCGCCCGGGTCCGGCTGGCCGGTCAGGTGCTGGCGGAGCGCTTCGCGGTGCCCACGCTGGACGGCGCCGGGGCGGTACGCCCGGAGGACGTCCGCTCGGCCGTCGACCTGCTCACCCCGCTGGCCCGCCGCTGCGGCGACGACCTGCCGGCGTTCCTGTCCCAGCTCGCCACCGGCGCGGAGGTGGACGCCCTCGACCCGCGCGCCGAGGCGGTCACCCTGCTCACCCTGCACGCCGCGAAGGGGCTGGAGTTCCCGGTGGTCTTCCTGGTCGGCGCCGAGGACGGGCTGCTCCCGCTGCGCTGGCCCGGCAGCACCCCCGACGACGACGCGATCGCCGAGGAGCGGCGGCTCTTCTTCGTCGGGCTGACCCGGGCCCAGGACCGCCTGTACGTCAGCCACGCCGCCCGCCGCAGCCGGCACGGGACGGAACGCGAGTGCGCCCCGTCGCCGTTCCTCGACGCCATCGACCCGGGCCTCTTCGAGCGCTTCGGCGAAGCCGAACCCCGCCGCCCCAGGGACCGCCAACTCCGCCTCATCTGA
- a CDS encoding metallophosphoesterase has product MLPALAFVATLALITGLIHLYLWKRLVRDTTTPGRWRRIGGITALVLALLVPATMVGTQAGLYWLAWPGYLWLAVMFYLLVLLVALEVPMAVAKLVLRRRVAAAEPTAAAPEPALVGAAGPADPPAADAVAQPDHDPSRRLLLARGTAIFAGLTATGLTGYGIRTALGPPQLDRVQIPLAKLPRSMDGLRIATVSDIHLGPLRGRAHTERIVAAINRLDADVVAVVGDLVDGSVAELGEAAEPLRGLRSRHGSYFVTGNHEYYSGVEEWVQELDRLGLRVMQNERTEIQARGGVLDLAGVNDVTAAGTGLAAPADYAAALGDRDPSRPVVLLAHQPVAAVEAAKFGVDLQLSGHTHGGQIVPFNLLVKLQQPVVSGLGEVDGTKVYVTNGAGFWGPPVRVGAEPQITLVELRSA; this is encoded by the coding sequence ATGCTGCCGGCACTGGCGTTCGTCGCCACCTTGGCGCTGATCACCGGCCTGATCCACCTCTACCTCTGGAAGCGGCTGGTACGGGACACCACCACGCCGGGGCGCTGGCGACGGATCGGCGGCATCACCGCCCTGGTGCTTGCGCTGCTCGTACCGGCGACCATGGTCGGCACCCAGGCGGGCCTCTACTGGCTGGCGTGGCCGGGCTACCTCTGGCTCGCCGTCATGTTCTACCTGCTGGTCCTGCTCGTGGCGCTGGAGGTGCCGATGGCGGTGGCGAAGCTGGTGCTGCGCCGCCGGGTCGCCGCCGCCGAGCCCACCGCCGCCGCGCCCGAGCCCGCCCTGGTCGGCGCCGCCGGTCCGGCCGACCCGCCGGCCGCCGACGCCGTCGCGCAGCCCGACCACGACCCTTCCCGCCGGTTGCTGCTCGCCCGCGGGACGGCGATCTTCGCCGGGCTCACCGCCACCGGCCTGACCGGCTACGGCATCCGCACCGCCCTCGGCCCCCCGCAGCTCGACCGCGTGCAGATCCCGCTGGCCAAGCTCCCCCGCAGCATGGACGGCCTGCGCATCGCCACGGTCTCCGACATCCACCTCGGTCCGCTGCGCGGCCGGGCGCACACCGAGCGGATCGTCGCCGCGATCAACCGCCTCGACGCGGACGTCGTCGCGGTCGTCGGCGACCTGGTCGACGGCTCGGTGGCCGAGCTGGGCGAGGCGGCCGAGCCGCTGCGCGGCCTGCGCTCCCGGCACGGCAGCTACTTCGTCACCGGCAACCACGAGTACTACTCCGGGGTCGAGGAGTGGGTCCAGGAGCTGGACCGCCTCGGCCTGCGGGTCATGCAGAACGAGCGGACCGAGATCCAGGCCCGGGGCGGCGTGCTCGACCTGGCCGGGGTCAACGACGTCACCGCCGCCGGCACCGGCCTGGCCGCCCCGGCGGACTACGCGGCGGCCCTCGGCGACCGCGACCCGAGCCGCCCGGTGGTGCTGCTCGCCCACCAGCCGGTGGCGGCCGTGGAGGCGGCGAAGTTCGGCGTCGACCTCCAGCTCTCCGGGCACACCCACGGCGGGCAGATCGTCCCTTTCAACCTGCTGGTGAAGCTCCAGCAGCCGGTGGTCTCCGGTCTCGGCGAGGTCGACGGCACGAAGGTCTACGTCACCAACGGCGCCGGCTTCTGGGGCCCGCCGGTGCGCGTCGGCGCGGAACCCCAGATCACCCTGGTGGAGCTGCGCAGCGCCTGA
- a CDS encoding MoaD/ThiS family protein, which yields MPEETASAGGSLDELLGELAARHGERLAAVLRVASFLVDGVTCHDRRAPLPAGATIDVLPPFAGG from the coding sequence CTGCCCGAGGAGACCGCATCCGCGGGCGGCAGTCTCGACGAACTCCTCGGGGAACTCGCCGCCCGACACGGCGAGCGACTCGCCGCCGTGCTGCGGGTGGCGAGTTTCCTGGTGGACGGCGTGACCTGTCATGATCGTCGGGCACCGCTACCCGCCGGGGCCACGATCGACGTCCTGCCGCCCTTCGCGGGCGGCTGA
- the moaA gene encoding GTP 3',8-cyclase MoaA encodes MNAAPPTDGVLADRYGRVARDLRVSLTDKCNLRCTYCMPAEGMPWLPGPQLLGDEEIVRLVRVAVRLLGVTEVRFTGGEPLIRPGLLGIVAAVAALEPRPRISLTTNGIGLDRLAPALRDAGLDRVNVSLDTLDAQRFARLTRRPRLADVLAGLAGAAAAGLTPVKVNSVLMRGINDDEAPALLRFALAHGYELRFIEQMPLDAQHGWDRDTMVTAEEILARLRDEFALTPDPAERGAAPAETWLVDDGPARVGVIASVTRPFCGDCDRTRLTADGQVRACLFATEESDLRGALRAGADDDELARRWRVAMWGKRAGHGIDDPAFLQPVRPMSAIGG; translated from the coding sequence GTGAACGCCGCCCCGCCGACCGACGGCGTCCTCGCCGACCGGTACGGCCGCGTCGCCCGGGACCTGCGCGTGTCCCTGACCGACAAGTGCAACCTGCGCTGCACCTACTGCATGCCCGCGGAAGGGATGCCCTGGCTGCCCGGCCCGCAACTGCTCGGCGACGAGGAGATCGTCCGGCTGGTCCGGGTCGCGGTGCGCCTGCTCGGCGTGACCGAGGTGCGGTTCACCGGCGGGGAGCCGCTGATCCGGCCCGGCCTGCTCGGCATCGTGGCCGCCGTGGCGGCGCTGGAGCCGCGCCCCCGGATCTCGCTCACCACCAACGGCATCGGACTCGACCGCTTGGCCCCCGCGCTGCGCGACGCCGGGCTCGACCGGGTGAACGTCTCGCTGGACACCCTGGACGCGCAGCGGTTCGCCCGGCTGACCCGGCGCCCGCGCCTGGCGGACGTGCTGGCCGGGCTCGCCGGCGCGGCCGCCGCCGGCCTGACCCCGGTGAAGGTCAACTCCGTCCTCATGCGCGGGATCAACGACGACGAGGCCCCCGCGCTGCTCCGCTTCGCCCTCGCCCACGGCTACGAGCTGCGGTTCATCGAGCAGATGCCGCTGGACGCCCAGCACGGCTGGGACCGCGACACCATGGTCACCGCCGAGGAGATCCTGGCCCGCCTGCGCGACGAGTTCGCCCTGACCCCCGACCCGGCGGAACGCGGCGCCGCCCCGGCCGAGACCTGGCTGGTCGACGACGGTCCGGCCCGGGTCGGCGTGATCGCCAGCGTCACCCGGCCGTTCTGCGGCGACTGCGACCGCACCCGGCTCACCGCCGACGGGCAGGTCCGTGCCTGCCTCTTCGCCACCGAGGAGTCCGACCTGCGCGGCGCGCTGCGGGCCGGGGCGGACGACGACGAACTGGCCCGGCGCTGGCGGGTTGCGATGTGGGGCAAGCGGGCCGGGCACGGCATCGACGACCCCGCCTTCCTGCAACCCGTCCGGCCGATGTCGGCCATCGGAGGATGA
- a CDS encoding fructosamine kinase family protein yields MDLAYLRAHPEHLPTFLTHQRIRETPVAGGDICAASRLTLDDGHSIFAKTWPEGAGRPLPEGFFAAEAAGLRWLRDAGAVAVPEVVVALPELLALDWVEPGEPTPAAAERFGRELAALHRAGAPTFGADWTGFVGALPQDNTPDEGPWSGWFVRRRLVPYLRRSVDGGALTGAEAGLVEQVVDRIGEFGGDEPPARIHGDLWPGNVLWGADDRVWLVDPAAHGGHRETDLAQLALFGGVPHLDRVLAAYAEAWPPADGWQERVPLHQLHLMLVHTALFGGTYRDAVARTARAALAGLARATVDG; encoded by the coding sequence ATGGATCTGGCGTACCTGCGGGCGCACCCGGAGCACCTGCCGACCTTCCTGACCCACCAGAGGATCCGGGAGACGCCGGTCGCCGGGGGCGACATCTGCGCCGCCTCCCGGCTGACCCTCGACGACGGCCACTCGATCTTCGCCAAGACCTGGCCGGAGGGGGCCGGCCGGCCGCTGCCGGAGGGCTTCTTCGCCGCCGAGGCGGCCGGCCTGCGCTGGCTGCGCGACGCGGGAGCCGTCGCGGTGCCCGAGGTGGTGGTGGCACTGCCCGAGCTGCTGGCGCTCGATTGGGTCGAGCCCGGCGAGCCGACGCCCGCGGCGGCCGAACGGTTCGGCCGGGAGCTGGCGGCCCTGCACCGCGCCGGCGCGCCGACGTTCGGCGCCGACTGGACCGGGTTCGTCGGGGCGCTCCCGCAGGACAACACGCCGGACGAGGGGCCGTGGTCGGGCTGGTTCGTCCGGCGCCGGCTCGTCCCGTACCTGCGCCGGTCGGTGGACGGCGGCGCGCTCACCGGCGCGGAGGCCGGGCTGGTCGAGCAGGTCGTCGACAGGATCGGCGAGTTCGGCGGGGACGAGCCGCCGGCGCGGATCCACGGGGACCTCTGGCCGGGAAACGTGCTCTGGGGCGCCGACGACCGGGTCTGGCTGGTGGACCCGGCCGCGCACGGCGGGCACCGGGAGACCGACCTGGCACAACTGGCGCTCTTCGGCGGCGTGCCGCACCTCGACCGGGTCCTCGCCGCGTACGCGGAGGCGTGGCCGCCCGCCGACGGGTGGCAGGAGCGGGTGCCGCTGCACCAGCTCCACCTGATGCTGGTGCACACCGCCCTATTCGGCGGCACGTACCGCGACGCGGTCGCCCGCACCGCCCGCGCGGCCCTGGCCGGGCTGGCGCGCGCTACCGTCGACGGGTGA
- a CDS encoding MFS transporter: MTTTHAPQPPPVARTRWAPVAAVALAMLVVTSEMSIAGVVLPAIGADLGADPTATTWVLLAYALPMAAVSIPAGRWADRADPRLIFAGSMAGIGVTSVLAAVAPTMWALLAVRLLQGVTGGLTLAVYLPVIAASVRADQRARAIGTVVTIMTVGGMAGTSLGGLVAGTFGWRAVFLLKLPLVAAALWLGLRALPRDGRGLPVPGLPLLSEVVLLGGTVAAVIVAVDEITARPAVAAGLGALAVGLGLAWARLPAARPVIALVRDRRFGLTTLGLFLVCFNIALTAFLLPYFLADVLHEGPEVTGMLLLVNIGAMTVVSPVAGWLADRIGALPAAATGATLVAGATLLPVTLPADAGLAHVGWQIAVLGVGFGLFNTPIIAAVMAAAPAGATGAAGGVSGTVRMISTTLAPAVAALCWTAGGGGLAGFRTALVLLTAIQAAGVVALLGARRRGATATPARDAA; this comes from the coding sequence ATGACCACCACCCACGCACCGCAGCCGCCGCCCGTCGCCCGGACCCGCTGGGCCCCCGTCGCCGCCGTGGCCCTCGCCATGCTCGTGGTGACCTCGGAGATGAGCATCGCCGGCGTGGTGCTGCCCGCCATCGGCGCGGATCTGGGGGCGGATCCGACGGCCACCACCTGGGTGCTGCTGGCGTACGCGCTGCCGATGGCCGCCGTCTCCATCCCGGCCGGCCGCTGGGCCGACCGGGCCGATCCCCGGCTGATCTTCGCCGGGTCCATGGCCGGCATCGGCGTCACCAGCGTGCTCGCCGCCGTCGCGCCGACGATGTGGGCGCTGCTGGCCGTACGGCTGCTCCAGGGCGTCACGGGCGGGCTCACCCTGGCGGTCTACCTGCCGGTGATCGCGGCGTCCGTCCGGGCGGACCAGCGGGCCCGCGCGATCGGCACGGTGGTGACGATCATGACCGTGGGCGGGATGGCCGGCACGTCGCTGGGCGGGCTGGTCGCCGGCACGTTCGGCTGGCGCGCGGTGTTCCTGCTGAAGCTGCCCCTCGTCGCGGCCGCGCTCTGGCTGGGCCTGCGGGCGCTGCCCCGCGACGGCCGGGGACTGCCCGTGCCCGGCCTGCCGCTGCTGAGCGAGGTGGTGCTGCTGGGCGGCACGGTCGCCGCGGTGATCGTCGCGGTCGACGAGATCACGGCGCGGCCGGCGGTGGCCGCCGGGCTCGGCGCGCTCGCCGTGGGACTCGGCCTGGCCTGGGCCCGGCTGCCCGCCGCGCGACCGGTCATCGCGCTGGTACGCGACCGTCGCTTCGGGCTCACCACCCTCGGGCTCTTCCTCGTGTGCTTCAACATCGCGCTGACGGCCTTCCTCCTGCCGTACTTCCTCGCCGACGTGCTGCACGAGGGCCCGGAGGTGACCGGGATGCTGCTGCTGGTCAACATCGGCGCCATGACGGTCGTCTCGCCGGTCGCCGGCTGGCTCGCCGACCGGATCGGCGCGCTGCCGGCGGCGGCGACGGGTGCCACGCTTGTCGCCGGGGCGACGCTGCTGCCGGTCACGCTCCCCGCCGACGCCGGGCTGGCGCACGTCGGGTGGCAGATCGCGGTGCTGGGCGTCGGGTTCGGCCTGTTCAACACCCCGATCATCGCGGCGGTCATGGCGGCGGCGCCCGCCGGCGCCACCGGCGCCGCCGGCGGGGTCAGCGGCACCGTACGGATGATCTCGACGACCCTCGCGCCCGCCGTCGCCGCGCTGTGCTGGACCGCCGGCGGTGGCGGGCTGGCCGGATTCCGTACCGCCCTGGTGTTGCTCACGGCGATCCAGGCCGCCGGGGTGGTGGCGCTGCTGGGCGCCCGCCGGCGGGGCGCCACCGCGACGCCCGCCCGCGACGCCGCGTGA
- a CDS encoding NADPH-dependent FMN reductase, whose amino-acid sequence MTTQQLRLAVIVASTRQGRFGPVVADWFVDRARRHGGFDVDVIDLAEVALPATLTDFGAPQPAAVDALAPRLAGADAFVVVTPEYNHSYPATIKIAIDWYRDEWRAKPVGFVSYGGLSGGLRAVEHLRTVFAEVHATTVRDTVSFHGCWDKFDESGAPVEPQGCDSAAKTVLDQLGWWGRALREARERVPYAA is encoded by the coding sequence ATGACCACGCAGCAGTTGCGCCTCGCCGTCATCGTGGCAAGCACCCGCCAGGGGCGCTTCGGCCCGGTGGTGGCCGACTGGTTCGTCGACCGGGCGCGGCGGCACGGCGGCTTCGACGTCGACGTGATCGACCTGGCGGAGGTCGCCCTGCCGGCCACGCTCACCGACTTCGGCGCGCCCCAGCCGGCGGCGGTCGACGCGCTCGCGCCGCGGCTGGCCGGCGCCGACGCCTTCGTGGTGGTCACGCCGGAGTACAACCACAGCTATCCGGCCACCATCAAGATCGCGATCGACTGGTACCGCGACGAGTGGCGCGCCAAGCCGGTCGGCTTCGTCTCCTACGGCGGGCTCTCCGGTGGCCTGCGCGCCGTGGAGCACCTGCGCACGGTCTTCGCCGAGGTGCACGCGACGACCGTGCGCGACACCGTCAGCTTCCACGGCTGCTGGGACAAGTTCGACGAGTCCGGCGCGCCGGTGGAGCCGCAGGGCTGCGACAGCGCCGCCAAGACCGTCCTGGACCAGCTCGGCTGGTGGGGGCGGGCGCTGCGGGAGGCCCGCGAGCGCGTCCCGTACGCGGCCTGA
- a CDS encoding DsbA family protein encodes MDVEFVFDVPCVWSYFAYARFQRAAARIRAEGGQVAVRFRPFQLDPRATADGEPKIDVLRRAFGVEADDAVAGMESKAASEGLTFRHRHAVWSDTLPAHRLIAVAAGQGRGEAMVERLFRAHHTDELNIADPVTLRRLADEAGVASRDGGDEDVRAELARVRAEGVRGVPVFRLAGRTLHGALSEETLYQAMSATVAA; translated from the coding sequence ATGGACGTGGAGTTCGTCTTCGACGTGCCGTGCGTGTGGTCGTACTTCGCCTACGCCCGGTTCCAGCGCGCGGCGGCGCGGATCCGCGCCGAGGGCGGGCAGGTGGCCGTGCGGTTCCGGCCGTTCCAACTGGACCCGCGCGCCACGGCCGACGGGGAACCGAAGATCGACGTGCTGCGCCGGGCCTTCGGCGTCGAGGCGGACGACGCCGTCGCCGGCATGGAGTCGAAGGCGGCCAGCGAGGGGCTGACGTTCCGGCACCGCCACGCCGTGTGGAGCGACACGCTGCCCGCGCACCGCCTGATCGCCGTGGCCGCCGGGCAGGGGCGGGGCGAGGCGATGGTGGAGCGGCTGTTCCGCGCCCACCACACCGACGAACTCAACATCGCCGATCCGGTCACGCTGCGCCGGCTCGCCGACGAGGCCGGCGTCGCCTCGCGGGACGGCGGCGACGAGGACGTACGCGCCGAGCTGGCCCGGGTGCGCGCCGAGGGCGTACGCGGGGTGCCGGTGTTCCGCCTCGCCGGCCGTACGCTGCACGGCGCGCTGTCCGAGGAGACGCTGTACCAGGCGATGAGCGCGACGGTGGCCGCGTAG